Proteins from one Triticum aestivum cultivar Chinese Spring chromosome 7A, IWGSC CS RefSeq v2.1, whole genome shotgun sequence genomic window:
- the LOC123151826 gene encoding zinc finger MYM-type protein 5-like codes for MSSSSKRPGKKYKSGYEKRTRKKKAENLIHSLKGSLDKFVVKEPQVSSENQNIEADVDDNVDNIQVENTNPDEANLHGNVVGASVNENMDSSSNKNNMDASSDGNVSFRPDIFDPRNWDALDSKAIDILVENGPKRDLTIKKGRKDKNKRCFSSIFYTRVLPNGEKCDRDWLVYSRELDKVFCFCCKLFRKGHVKGHFPSEGFNDWAHISIRIREHETSAKHVLNMVTWYDLRLRLQKHQTINCVAQRQLEKEKDHWRKVLFRILLMVKFLAKHNLAFRGTNSTLYQDNNGNFLGLVEMLAEFDPIIQEHVRRITNNETHVHYLGHGIQNELIHLLASAIKSEIIKKN; via the coding sequence ATGTCTTCTAGTTCTAAACGCCCTGGTAAGAAGTATAAATCTGGGTATGAAAAACGTACAAGGAAGAAAAAAGCTGAAAATCTTATTCATTCTCTGAAGGGGTCTCTTGATAAATTTGTTGTGAAAGAACCACAAGTTTCTTCCGAAAATCAGAATATAGAGGCTGATGTTGATGATAATGTTGACAACATTCAGGTTGAGAATACTAATCCTGATGAGGCTAACCTCCATGGAAATGTCGTTGGCGCTAGTGTTAATGAAAACATGGATAGTTCATCTAATAAGAATAACATGGATGCATCTTCCGATGGTAATGTTTCTTTCCGGCCAGATATATTTGATCCAAGGAATTGGGATGCCCTTGACTCAAAAGCGATTGACATCTTGGTAGAAAATGGTCCCAAAAGAGATTTAACTATAAAAAAAGGCCGgaaggataaaaataaaagatgCTTTTCTTCGATATTTTACACAAGAGTTCTACCAAATGGAGAGAAGTGTGATAGAGATTGGCTTGTATACTCTAGAGAACTTGACAAGGTATTCTGCTTTTGTTGCAAATTATTTCGAAAGGGGCATGTAAAGGGTCATTTTCCTAGTGAGGGTTTTAATGATTGGGCACATATTAGCATTAGAATTAGAGAGCACGAAACAAGTGCCAAACATGTTCTGAATATGGTCACTTGGTATGATTTGCGACTACGGTTGCAAAAGCATCAAACTATTAATTGTGTAGCGCAGCGACAACTTGAGAAAGAAAAGGACCATTGGAGAAAAGTTCTATTTAGAATTCTTTTGATGGTAAAATTTCTTGCGAAACACAATCTTGCATTTCGTGGTACTAACTCGACATTGTATCAAGATAATAATGGAAATTTCTTAGGCTTGGTTGAAATGCTAGCTGAGTTCGACCCAATTATTCAGGAGCATGTTAGGCGCATAACAAACAATGAAACTCATGTTCATTACCTTGGTCATGGGATCCAAAATGAGTTAATACATTTGCTTGCTTCTGCAATTAAGTCAGagataattaaaaaaaattaa